CATCTCACCTTtacccacacacacacaaatataaatCTCATTTTCTTCTGCTCTCAAAGAAAATTTAATATcgtatttcttgtttttttttttcttactatTTTTACCCCTTTCTTCTGCCGGCCAGCCTGCTTTTTTGTCTCTATcttattttaaatcaaatacccaCAAATAAAAATCCAATCTTtactattctttctttcaaaaaccctaatcttgattttaatcaAGGGTATtaatattttcctttttttactgTTAATTACATGAATAATACAAAATTAGGAATGCAGAGATCCAGTTCTAATCATAAGCTTCAATACCCATCTTCTGATAACTTCATTGAATCcagttttaataataaatggcTTCAATCAGCTGGTCTGCATAATCTTTATTCCTCAAACCCTAATTTACCCCCACTTCAGGTAAAACCCTTTTTTTTActgtttacttttttattttagtttgttttataaaatatatgttagctGTTCGATTGCTTATTGACTACTTATAGAAGAGATGATGGGTGTTTAAGTAGAAATGTTATCTAAACAAGTGTGTTTTGGACCGGTATATGTGCCCGGTCCGTTAGATAAGATGGTTTGTATCATTATTGACCAACATTTTTGTCGATTACAAGtttaaattaaacaaatgtTTGTGTTCCTTAAGGTTGGAATTTTTTTAACCCCAGCTGACATGTTAGGCGTATCAAAGGGTGGTCCATCTAACTAATCCACCGTGATCATTGAGTTTCTCTAATAAATTAGATGGCTTTTTGACACCCCATCAAGGATTAACCAGGCTACATGCTAAAGATGTCGGCCCATCAACCAAGATGTCGGTTCATTTTCCGATGGAATGACAAATATGTGAATCATTGTGTAGTTTAAAGAAGCGTTATTCATGTAACTTGGCTGAGAATTTGATGAAAGTTTTAGCTATCTATTCATTACTAATATGTAAGTGTTGGtggatatgtttttttatattggtGCAATGGTGCAGGATTTTGGGTTTTATGGGAATAGTAATGATATTGAGGGTCCGAGAACAAATAGGAATATGCAGAGAGGGAATGCAGATACATTTACTCCTTCGCTTTGTTCTCGTTCGTCGAGCTTTACTAAGTATGGTAATGTGGAGCAAGTTTCGCCTAGTGACTTTAGCCCCGGGTTACTTGATCTTCATTCTTTCGATACCGAGCTGCTAACTGAGGTCTAAGTTCTAATTACTTGAGTTTATTAGCTGAAATATTATAATGCAATAAACGAACATTCGTGATACTGAAATGTTTAATATATTGGATTTGTAGGTTCATAGTGAAAACAATTTGAACTTGCTAAACCAGCCTTTGTATGGTGAAGGTTTTGATGATGTCAATGCTTATTCTTTGACCAACAAGTTTGCTAATATATCTTGTGGTCCAACCGAATACAATGCTGTAAAGGGGTCATTGGCAGATAAAGAGAAGGCTAGCAATGTTGCTAAGATTAAAGTTGTGGTACGTAAAAGACCACTTAATAAAAAGGAACTTGCGAAAAGGGAGGAAGATATTATCAGCATTGACTCTAATACCAGTTCACTCACTGTTCATGAATCGAAAGTTAAGGTAAGCTTACGGTGAAAGTTAAAAATTTAGCATGTAACTGTTTTTAGGTTGTATAGTCTGAACTTACATATTATGTTGTGACTTTACATTTTGTAGACTGTAATGTACTAGTGTACTACTACCCTTGTAGGTTGACCTGACTGAATACGTCGAGAAACATGGATTTGTTTTTGATGCCGTGATGAATGAAGATGTCACAAATGATGAAGTGGGTATATGAAACTGTGTCCTCAACCTCATTGTGCACCCTTTTGGATTATTTAAATGCTGatagttttcttttcttgtGTTGTAGATATACTCACAAACTGTGGAGCCCATCATCCCAATTATCTTCCAACGAACAAAAGCAACCTGCTTTGCTTATGGGCAAACAGGTACAACTCTGCCTCTAATActgataaatttgttatttacCTAAAAGTAGTTTGGCCTCGGAGGCTTTGTGTTTTCTTGTTCTTTGGATATGCATTATGTGTTTTGATAATGATTGCTCCCCTTGAATTATCTAAATAGAGTTTGCTAATCCATACATTAACATAAAAAGTGAGCAAAGTGACTTTCGTTTGAATGATCATGTAATCAGCTATGAAACATAAATCCAAACACAACCAGATTTGGACAGGCTTTTAAAAGTTCAAATGTTTTTGTTTAGGCAGCGGGAAGACCTATACAATGCAGCCATTACCTCTAAGAGCTTCTCAAGATATATTGAGACTTATGTTCCACAACTATCGAAACCAAGGATTTCAGTTGTTTGTCAGTTTCTTTGAAATTTATGGTGGGAAAGTTTTTGATCTTCTTAATGATAGAAagtaagtttttgttttaataaattctTTCTCAACCAGTCCAAGAATTTTATGTAGCTAGCAACTCAGCTGGGTTTTGTTTTACAGGAAGCTTTGCATGAGGGAGGATGGAAAACAACAAGTTTGCATTGTGGGCTTGCAGGAGTACATAGTTTCAAAAGTGGAAACAGTGAAGGAACTAATCGAAAGAGGTAATGCAACTAGAAGTACTGGCACAACAGGTGCAAATGAAGAATCCTCTCGATCACACGCTATTCTTCAACTTGCTGTCAAGAAATTGGTTGATGGCAATGAATCCAAGCCTCCCCGTATGGTTGGGAAACTATCTTTCATAGATCTTGCTGGAAGTGAACGTGGAGCGGATACCACTGATAATGATAAGCAAACAAGGTGGCTTAGTCAATGAATTCATTTAATTTGAAATTAAGAAAGGAGAGGTGGCATTATGGGGGGCTGGGTATCGGATTAACACAGGCTGGTTTGGGTTGACCGCAAACACATGATTGAGTAATGGATTAGTTATGCATACAAAACTATTGCAGTGATAATCTAAATCTTTGAATAAGTATTACTTCGGAGGTTGTATGCATCAAAGGTGACTTTCAACTCGATTGAACAACTCCTGTTTTAGCCAACTCTTTTTATATTGCCAATTGAGATAAAACAACAATGCCCAACTCAACACCACACACAAATTAATACTACCATAAGTAATTTGTTAAAGTTATTGTATCTAACAAGAAAGCCTCAGCATTGATGAATCTGGATTGTTGATATTGCAGGATGGAGGGTGCTGAAATCAATAAAAGTTTGCTTGCTCTAAAGGAATGTATTAGAGCTCTTGATAATGACCAGGGTCATATTCCATTTAGAGGGAGTAAGCTTACGGAAGTTCTTAGAGATTCGTTTGTTGGTAACTCGCGCACTGTTATGATATCATGCATTTCACCAAATTCCGGATCTTGTGAACATACTTTAAACACACTACGATATGCTGACAGGTGACTAAaacctaaaaatccttttattAGAGGTGTTTGAATGCTCGACTGCTCGTTATAAAATCTGTTTTTGATTATTAGGACTTAAAGTTGTCATGAACTCACAATAAGATtgtatatgattaattaaaGTTTGAACAATCAGCTTCACAACTGCTGCAgcaaaaatgattatttaacAAAGTGATAAGCTTACTCATTTGCCCCTATTTTTACCCATATTTTCATTGTCAGTAACACTACTGATACTTTAATTAATGGAACTATACTCGATATTCCgttaaattttttatgttaaaaatgGCTGTCATTTTTGTTAGTTGATTCAAAATAGATTGCACATTTAATTCAGTTTTTTCAAGAATTTCTTGTTGACTCATTTTATCTATTACTAGCTGTTTTGATAATCAGAATGTTTCAAACACTTAGACAACAACTATCCGTATGTCACAACTTTTAACTGCCAAAAACGCGTTTTGTTAATATCATGTCATCAGTTTGAACTTTGTAAAACACATCCAAACACCCACATAATCTGTTGGGGCATACTATTACTTGGAAAGCATAGAATATGTTTGGCTGACTTTCACATTATCACATATTAGGGTCAAGAGTTTATCAAAAGGAAGCAGCTCCAGAAAGGACCTATCATCTTCAGCATTAAACCTTCGCAACTCGATCCAGTTACCtgtatcatcatcttcatcaatatTAACGCGTTCTGAAGATGTTAAAAATGATAAAGTAACATACGAAACTAATAGATTTGGATGGCCTAAACCAACAGATAGGAATGTATCAACGTCTTTAATCATGGAACATCCTTCTATTGAAAGATCAACTGTTTATCTTCCTTCAACAGAAAGTTACAGAAATGATTATGGAGGTACAGATGAAGAAATTATGGAAGATGATTTTGAGTATCCCATGGAGACCCGTGAAccaaaaaatatttcaacattGGAGAAGCCGGCCACTCAAATAAAACCTATAGTTGAGGCCACTGACGATCTCAATGGCCTTCTAGAGGTAAATTTGAGTCCCCATTTGCATGTTTTTGCAACATACAAGTAACATAAACTGTAATTAGCTTATTATTTGATTTGTGCTTTAGGAAGAGGAAAATCTTGTACTTGCTCATCGGAAACAAGTGGAGGAGACTATGGATTTTGTTAGGGAGGTAAGTAGCATCTTTGCTTCTTATGTCTAGAGGTGGCATATTTGACTCATTTACATAACGATGGGTCGATATGGGATTATTTTTTACTGGCAAGATGGGTGGGCTTGGTTACAAACATCTTTTTGCTCCCGTTTTTATTGATAAGTAATTAATTACTGTATttaatatgattagaaaatCTATAGtagtcatcttttttttttttaattttcataccCAATCTTGATATAACACATCAGTCCTCTCTTCTCTCCTTTACAACGCTGCCACTCCCAGCAGTCGTCAGTCATCACCATAGTTCTGGAAAGTTAATATAGGAATAAGATTGAAAAACTACCAAAAATTATCCGTCATTGCCACATTGCAcagtaccatgctagtattgTTTCAAATAAAAAGTGACTGAAAACTGAAATGTTGATAGTCGCCCAAAGTATATGCCATTGCTTTCAATGTCTTATATTGctttattttaagatataaAGTTATTAGGCTATAATATGAATACTTAATAGGTAATGATAAATGATTATTTAGTTTTAATACTTTATAATCATTTAGATTACTATATCATTTTGTAACAATATTTTGTACATCTTTTTGGAAGCAGCATTATATTTCGTACATTAATTATTCTGTTATAAAGCTTGCTAATAGTCTTTCTACATAGGAAATGAACCTGCTGGTAGAAGTGGATCAACCAGGAAACCAACTAGATAAGTATATTACAAAGTTAAATGTCATTCTTTCACAAAAAGCAGCCGGGATTCAACTATTACAGACACAACTACGTAAGTTTCAAAAACATCTTGAAGACTACAATGtactatcatcatcatcatctgccAACTGATGCAGCATACAAGCCAATGTTAGTGTGAGTGATTGGTTTATTATGTCTTGTATTGAACATCGAgtgtttcattattttttgttttctctcaTATATATGCTTGATGTGGGTTTCTGAGTGTGAATTGTGTAAGGTTTGTAACTTTACAAAAATCGATATGCCGTTTATGATTTTTAGTTGAGCTGGCAAAATGTGTACACGAACAAAGAGTTTACACTCTACACTAGTAAACATCTCatcatttttagatttttttagaGTTATATATTCGTCTTTATAAACATGTGCCACTAATCATCatcgtttatatatattaaaaatgaaatcttgATACTGTTTCTAGAAAAAGTGCATTACAAGATTTGTAGGTAAGGATAATTTTTGCCATTTTAGTCACATGAAGATCAAAAAGGAATATGATtgttgttaattaattattttttttgtcctAATGGTTATATTAGGATGATGATAATCACTTTTGACCAACTTGTATCCCTTACATTGTGAAAGCTGTTGGGGGGAAAGTATGCACAGTTTTCacttttaccatttttttaaaaatttgtattctTCTAATCAATTGATTGCGATACACATTACATTAAATTACAGTagtttttagagttaattacatgaATGATACCTGTGCTTTGCAACACGATACAAGCTTTGTTCCCAACTATGTATAAAATGGAAGGGGATTCCCGGATCGATGGCTGTGAAAAATTGAACTATCCgtgtgtagtttttttttttacaacacgACTAttgttatagtttttttttttttttccttttaagttAGGGATTAAACTTTTACAACGATGAAAACCATAGGAATCATCGTTGGAATTAACTCTAATTTTTGTTTGTGGCTTGTTTgttcaatttttgtttttttttcccacatGTATTTCCCCcttttttgaaagatgaattttgtTGTAAACtttgtgtcgtgattcgacagtgGAAGGTCTAGCATATATTGTTTTAATCGGATCTGCGTTAGAGAGTTCTCTCgaagtaaaaatgtttattttaaataacCGATGGAAGGAAGAGCCACTAGTAATCACCATGTTAAATCGAAGTTACAAAACTTGTACcaactaattaatgattttgCCATGTGCTCAAACGTTTGTAAGACCAAAAGGTGATGACTCAATTAGTGCCTAAAACTTTTAAAGTAGaatcaccatatatatattttatattttatctgatttatataaaattaaattcatTATCTTGGGTAATATGAAAAATTTAGTTATTTGGTATACAGTAAgttttatacaaataataatgaCAACATAGATAATAACATTGATAATAACATTGGGACGGAAAGTATATAACTTTGACCACTCTTTTTATGGCATAAGTTCATGATTATGATTTATGTCATTGCCTTAATATCTCAATAAGCTACTTATTGCGTAGACAACAAAAGTTATTAGACTTTCCGCATCAATTTAGGATATCCATCTAATAAACATCCTAATCACCGTGTCACGTCACATTTTCATCTATTCTTCCCACAAACACCTTTTACCcacaataaataatataaccaTCCTTCATACAAACAACCAAATAACTTCCCAACTAATTTTTGTCAAACCAATTCATCATCCATCCAATTTTTGTCATTTACCTCCATCCTTCACCATCCTTCTCTACAAACACCCAAGGATGGATACCTTCCACCTCATCACTAACAACAATACCCTTTCTACAAACATcctccatgtcatcacaaatcaCCTATGGATACCCTTGTTATGCATGGTCCTAGATTATATACATGTCTTTTGTTGTCAACTCAATCCAGTTGAATGTGGTGTATAAGTTTTGTGAATTACTGGTAAATAAATCATCAACAAATTAATTGATACTTGAGAGGAATTGAGACCTAAAAGTCTTGAGTTTAAATTTTGGTGTGAGAGTTTCTCTTTAAATTGAAACTGGGTATATTAAGAGGCAATGTTGTTAAGTCCAAATTTACCatctaaaaaataagaaaagtagAGATAAACTATATAATGACCATATCCAATGAGAGAAATGATATTTATGTTAAAAGCTTCGGTGATACCACTATATAGGTTACTGAAAATACGACTACATAAATTTGTGATCCTGTAAATAACACTTGTAATAAAAATTAGCTATCTAAATTAAGAGGTTTGCAAGATTTAATAGCAGGAGCTATTTTTAATTGCATATATATAACTCAAAATCTAAGAACTATGATTGGTCACTAAACCTCAAATTTCCTCTCTTTAAGACTCTAACTGATGTACTTTTGCCTAAACTACAGGTAATTATACATGAACATTAGTTATGATGTTGATATGTTGTCATTAGTCTTTGGGTTGGCAATAAACAGCTAGTTAATTAAGTTTTTGACTAATTAGTTCGAAATGAATTTATACTACCATTTTGAGTTTGCTTCAAATTAATAACTTAAAAAGCACCGAATTTTGGAAATAATTAAGGCTCCATGATATGCGTAATAGACCAAACACTAATATCCTccggttttttttataaatacgGATTGAATATCACAACAGAAAATCTAGACTATGTTCTCTTAACCACGTTCATGCTAAAGAGCCCACAACCAATACTTGGCAAGAAGAAAAACTCCAGAATAATCAAAAACACGACAATACATTAAGGAAAAACTTTGCTCTCTAAAACTCGAATATGATTCTTTCCGAAT
The sequence above is drawn from the Erigeron canadensis isolate Cc75 chromosome 4, C_canadensis_v1, whole genome shotgun sequence genome and encodes:
- the LOC122596740 gene encoding kinesin-like protein KIN-13B → MNNTKLGMQRSSSNHKLQYPSSDNFIESSFNNKWLQSAGLHNLYSSNPNLPPLQDFGFYGNSNDIEGPRTNRNMQRGNADTFTPSLCSRSSSFTKYGNVEQVSPSDFSPGLLDLHSFDTELLTEVHSENNLNLLNQPLYGEGFDDVNAYSLTNKFANISCGPTEYNAVKGSLADKEKASNVAKIKVVVRKRPLNKKELAKREEDIISIDSNTSSLTVHESKVKVDLTEYVEKHGFVFDAVMNEDVTNDEIYSQTVEPIIPIIFQRTKATCFAYGQTGSGKTYTMQPLPLRASQDILRLMFHNYRNQGFQLFVSFFEIYGGKVFDLLNDRKKLCMREDGKQQVCIVGLQEYIVSKVETVKELIERGNATRSTGTTGANEESSRSHAILQLAVKKLVDGNESKPPRMVGKLSFIDLAGSERGADTTDNDKQTRMEGAEINKSLLALKECIRALDNDQGHIPFRGSKLTEVLRDSFVGNSRTVMISCISPNSGSCEHTLNTLRYADRVKSLSKGSSSRKDLSSSALNLRNSIQLPVSSSSSILTRSEDVKNDKVTYETNRFGWPKPTDRNVSTSLIMEHPSIERSTVYLPSTESYRNDYGGTDEEIMEDDFEYPMETREPKNISTLEKPATQIKPIVEATDDLNGLLEEEENLVLAHRKQVEETMDFVREEMNLLVEVDQPGNQLDKYITKLNVILSQKAAGIQLLQTQLRKFQKHLEDYNVLSSSSSAN